Within the Salarias fasciatus chromosome 2, fSalaFa1.1, whole genome shotgun sequence genome, the region ccatctgtttacttctcagacagcttacaggcggaagttgagcaggaaaaagatatttctgccatgtctgatcgagtaattgtgctcacagctgatcaccgtgatcgactggaaattaatcgtgatcatcatataatcgcccaggcctacacCACTGCAGCCGTGACCTCTGAACCCCGGCCTCCGGCAGCCGTCCCCTCAGTGGACTGGTTGTGTTCCatgaggaggaaaccagacctGTGCAGTTCGCGCGTGTGTGAGTTTGAGATTCAAGCAGTCTGGGTAGAGCGCGACACACACCTGGCCGGTGTGTGTCACGACCATGCTGCCAGCACCGTTCACCTGCTGCCGCAGCAACAAGCGGGACCGCCGCTGCTGAGTGTGGCCGGTTTCACCGCCGCCGCAGAGCTCACAGCGGGATGCaaagtcagaaaacacagaaaacacaccaacaacGAGCACGGCTCAAAACCTCAAGTTCCGCCTGGATAAAAATACGGCAGCGGTTTATGCTGTTTCCAAAGATAGTTTggggcaaaacaaaacaaaaaaacaactaaatgacTGCCACGGTGCAGCCTTTCGCTCCACGTCGCAGCTGTGCAGGAAGTTCAAACTGAGCTGTGGCAGAAACCGGCGGGCCGCTGCAAACACAGCTCTGCAAGCCAGGCTCTCCATCTGAAGACTCGGAGCTCCGAGGGCTCACAGAGGGCTTTACTGTCATTCCATCATCATGTAGCAAAATTAAAGTCCTGTTAACAAGTTATTGGCTGCAGTTTTAGATATACTGGTCATAAAAGCACCACCCTGCACTTTACACCAGTGAGGTGTGTGTAATGACCGTCTTGGAGATAAGAGAGGCTCAGCCAGTGGCGCAGCATTCCTCCCGACAGGCCCCGCTCCGGGGCTCCGCTCTGCGGGCTCTGCTCAGTCTGAGGCCGCGTGGAACCGGAGAACCTTGATTTACAGTTACAGGCTGGAGGAATACCGTttacaccacaaacacacacacacacacacacacactccacagtgAACTGCCACATCTCAGCTCTGCTTCATAAGCTATTAACCTTCCattaataatacatttatttttcctccttcgtttaaatcttattttttttcgtTTGTACCATCCTGTACATTATTAATTCCACCATGAAatctccagtgtttttcagcCTCTGCGCTGTTTTTGCTCGTTTCTTCCACTTTTTCCGCActgagcaataaaaaaaaaggctccagGTAAGTGAGGCAGTAAATAAATCTGTCCAGCATGTATTCATCTGCATTAAAAGCTTTCCACACACTGAACTGTTGTGCTAAAAAACGATCGAATCGTGATAATTCAGAGCTTTTAACGGAGCCGTTCGCGCCGCGTTAACGGATCACTGCTAAAGATTAGCACGGCTATCTCACATAAAGGGAGTGGAGATAAAAGGTAATAATTCATGTCATACCGAGCAGAAAGGAGGCTTTCGGCACACGGAACCGTCGTGTCTGAAAACGTGAACAGATATCCGTAAAAAGccccggagcggagcggagcgggaaCCGGGCTGAGTGTCGCTGTGACCCCGCACCGGGGGGAGGCTGCTCCCGCTCCGCCGCGGACCGTTATCACCTCCCGGTCGCTCCTCTCCGGGAcggcggcccggcccggccctcCCCTCCCCGTCCTGCCCTCTCCGCGTGCGGGTCGGTTACTCACTCTCCCCCGGAGAGCCGCCGTCCCGGCTGAAGCGTCCCGGAGCGGCCGGCGGGGCCGAGAAGAGCCGTCAGTTCGGCGTCgaagcggcggcggagcggagcAGCTTCATCCTCAGCCTCCACCGACCGACTGCACGGGCCAATCAGAGGCCGCGGACCCGCGACCCACATCCGGTTTCACAACAAAACGACTTCCGGTCACTAAACCGCAATATGACAGAAGGACTTCCGGCCGAGAAACCACATCAGAAGCCAGAGCCGCTGCAGCAGTTCTGCTTCAGCGTCCGGCCGCCTCCAGGAGCTGCTCTGCCTCCGGGGCCTCAGCGGCGGAATCAGCTCAACAGACACacgttttcactttttattattaaatacaaAGCAcaccatttgtgtttttttcttttctttgggaAACACATTAAACATCCTTCCATGCTATGATACAGAGACTGCCCATATTTCACTCCTGCCCAGTAAAACTGCAGTAAAGCGGCGTGTATCCCCGTCCTCGGCGGCGAGCGCAGCCGCCTCGTCACATGACTGAGTGAAACCACCACGGCGGCTGGCTGAGTAATCAGTTACTGCAGAGGCTGCTTCAGCTCGAACAGCCCGGTCCCACCTCGAACCACCTTCCCCACCACGAGGCAGGCGGACGGGGACGTCAGCCGGTCACATGACCCTGAAACAGAAAGGCGTCTCCGTGAGCTGAAGGTCACATTTCAACCGCAGGAAGTGATCTGCATCGGGTTTCCCACCGCGCAGCAGGCGCCATTAACCAGAGTGACGACGACGGGCATGAGACCGGCCACACTCGGCAAGTGAAGGCTTGAGAGGCAAGACTTTCAGCCATTGTCAAATATTAACTGgcaaataatgtaataaaataataCCATTCTTTAAATATTCAACCTCTACAGTCTTATTTCAGGAGTGGATTTGGTGATTATATTTCTGACATTCTTACACCTTTTCTGAAATCTTCTGGGCGACAGATGGACCAGTTTTCCAAACTTTCTTGTCTAAATGAACCGtttgccctgtgtgtgtgtgtgtgtgtgtgtgcgcgcgcgctcacCCAGCATGGTGGCGTCTTTGAGAAACTTGTAGCTCGTCTCAAAGGTCATCTGCTGCAGGGGGGAGGAGTTGGACCTCATGGCGTGGCGGTTCAGGGGCTTGTACACGCCTTCGAAGCACATGTAGTCCGCCACCAGCGACAGATGCCTGGGATCCACCTCGatgcctggaaacacacacacacacacacacacacggaaacacACTCCAATGGAGCAAGGTTTCGGACGGCAGAGCTGCGTCTCGGCGTGTGTGTGGAAGTACCGTAGACGGCGAAGACGTCCTTGATCTCCTTCTCGATGACTTTCAGAGCCACCTCGATGCCGTACGTGCTCGCCATGACGTGCACCTCGTTGGAGTACAGCCGGTTGACGTCGAAGATCTGCGGCAACAGAAAGACGCAGGGATGAAACTCTTCTGATGAAAGAATGAAGTGCAGGGCCGCCCTGCCCAGGCTGCCGAGGGATTTCATTTTTGAGGAAATGGCTGAACGGAGACGAGCGGTTCTGTCTGTCGAAGAAGCAACAGAAATAAGAACAAGCggagcagcagcatggaggacaAGAGCAGCCGCAGGAGGCTCTGATGGAGTCCGGGCGCGAACAGGTGCCGATCGGAGCCGACGTGCCAAACGGCgggcggctgcaggaggagctcctCGCTCCCACGGCGCATGTTTTCGCCACAAAAGTTACCGTAAATCGGTCAATTGGAAGTATTATACCGAAGTTTGCTAGAAAACGTCGTCAGCAGGAATAAAGCAATGAAcatatttcatgtattttagtCAAATAAAGTCTGAACTTTGACCAGAAAGCAGCTGCGTAACGTGGAGCGACGTCTGGTGGAAAGACGCCGAGGGTTGCTCTCTCGAACAAGCAGGATGTTCTCTACCGACGCCTCAGCGGCGAACCCGGATTCTACAGGGTCCGGgttccatctcctcctcagaacGTCGACATGCGGGACAAAAGTTCCGCTTTGTTTCCACTTATATGCATTAAGGTGGTGAAcccagcattttgaaaacagccaAGCAccctgttgtcatggcaacgcGTCGGGTTTTAACAAAACAGATCGTTTGGAAATTTCAGTGAATAATTTGACTTTGGGAGGAAGGAGAGCGTCTCTGCGTCACAACGCGGCGACTAGCGTGTCATCTTCTATGATCAGGGTGTCTCGGTGTTGTATGTCTACGCTCAGTCAGCTGAGAAGCtgcctcctgattggctgctaccccccgcccccccccccccaccccggtcGTACGTCGCTGTGTTTGAAGATCTCCTGCATGTTGATGCCCTCGGTGTTGAGCAGCGTCTCCTTCTCGCCGCCCCTCCCGGCGGCCTCGCTCAGCAGGCAGCGCGTCAGGCCTTTGGTCTCCATGACGACGGCGTTCTGGGCCAGCGAGGACAGCACGGAGGTCAGGTCGAAGTGCACCTTGCTGACCGGCAGCACCATGTCCACCtgcggggggaggggcgggggacTGTATGAGCGAGGACCTCGGGCTTTCGCAGAGGTCACAGGTGGGCGGCGGCCTGACCTCACACCACAGCTCGTGCTGCTGGTCGAAGCGGTAGCTCTCGATGGCCGGGTGCGAGTCCAGCACGGCGTTGACCCTGGTCTGGATCCAGGACTGGCCCGGCTCCTCCGGCCCGGCACGCTGGCTGCTCTTCACCGGAGCCTCTcccttcgccgccgccgcctcctcctcctctggagagttgggctccgccccctcctctccctccgcctcctcctcccgctgatCGTCTTCGTCGTcgccctccgcctcctcctcgctctcgtAGTCCACCTGAGGAAGGCAGCGCAGGTCTGAGACCGACGGGGCTCACGGGGCGGGGCGGGCTGCAGTGGGCGGGGTTTAGGgcgccacctcctcctcctgcttgtcCTTCCTCTTGGCGTCCGACGCGTCGGCGTCTCCTTCGTTGGCCTGATCGTCCACGATCTGTCTCTCCTGCTCCGCGTCgtcgtcctgcagggggcgtcacAGAGGATCGGTACAATCAGTACAATCCCACAGCCCGGCGGGAAACACGGCGGCGGGTAACACGGCGGCAGGAAAACACGGTGGCGGGAAAAAACGGCGGCGGGAAAACACGGCGGCGGGTAACACGGCGGCTGCGGTCAGTGAAAACGCTTTGCTTTGAGGTTTTGGCTTGGAAACATGGCAGTGCGATCGGGGCCGGAGGTAACCCGACCTGGTCCGAGTTTGCCGCCCCATCGCCGCCGTCGTCCTTGTCCCGGGGCACGGCCTTCCTGGTTTCCACGGCGATGGACGCCAGCTTGGCCGAGCGCTTCTTGATGGCCTCGAGGAGGAGACGGAAGAACCTGAGGAGCAGAACAGGAAGTGTGAACGTCTTggtttcagacacacacacacacacacacacacacacacacacacacacacacacacacacacacacacacacacacacagtcttgtatttctatccttgtggggaccgtccattgactcccattcatgtctagcccctaaccctgaccctaaccctaacccacaccacaacaaagcctaaccctaaagaaatgtttttgcacttttacttttttcagtaacaacaacatggtcaagaaaacactgtttctcctacttaggaccggaaaaaggtcccacaaggcacgtcgttccacgttttgctatccttgtggggacatttggccccgacaaggatagaaatacaagaacacacacacacacacacacacacacacacacacacacacacacacacacacacacacacacacacacacacacacacacacacacacacacacacacactcacacacctggTCTCCATGTAGTGCAGGATCTCGGTGGGCGTCAGCAGCTTGTCCTCGCTGTACCGCGcaggaggcaggaagtggaagGTGACTTTGAAAACTCGCAGCTTCTGGTATTTTTCCAACCGCAGGGTCTCGACCACGTCCACCTTCTGcagcacctacacacacacacacacacacacacacacacacacacatgcacatgatAAAAGttgagaagctccagcagcagctctcctcctggacctgaagtgtgtgtgtgtgtgtgtgtgtgtgtgtgtgcagtccagACTCATCCCCGGCGGCCATGTTGTCTGGCCGCGGGGCCCATGAGCTGCTCCGTCACTGTGGCAGCCGTTCGGGCCGGCGGCGTCCACGGAGGAGGACGCGCCGAATTTGACGGAGCTGCAGACGACCGGTGTGACATGAAGACACTTTTCCCAGCAGCCCGCCTGCTCTGGGAGTCTCCACACGTCGAACCCAGCACTTCAGCCTCGCTCGGGAGGAGATCGATACCCGTCCTCTATCGGCAGCGTGCACGGCCGTCCTCTGAACGCTACAGGGACTGTGCACGTGACTCGGGAAGCGCCCCGATTTGTGTATTTCACACCACAAACAACATGAACCAACAGAAAAACCGAACTTTTAGAGGAAACATTCAGTGATGAATCAGGAAAAGAGGGCCTGGACTCTGGGCTCTGAGCACTCCAAACTCCTCCCACACATGGAAACAGAAGAGGACGTTCAAGACTGTggcaaaacagaaacagaaagaaaaaagaagaggcgACGGGGTTGGGCGTACCTCGGCCAGACAGACCCTGCTGAGCTTCTTGCGCAGCATCTTGGCCTTCTTCAGGGCCCGCCTGGTCCCCAGCACCGGGACGCTCATCATGGGGGTCTTGATGTTGGAGCTGGCCACCATCAGGATCTCCCGCAGCCTGAGACGGGACGGGCGCCACAGGGTGAGACCCGCAAACATCCCGGCGTCTGAAcggcgggcggaggagggggcaTTACCGGGGGATTCCCAGGGTGACGTTCATCTCCCCCCTGCCGGCGAAGTGGAAGGTGTTGAGGGTCATCTGCGTGGACGGCTCGCCGATGGACTGGGCGGCCAGCAGCCCCACCGCCTCGCCGGGGTCGCACAGCGAGCGCTGCCACTtgtagagcagcagctggcgGAGGCTGGCggcggagcagagcggcggcgggtcAGTGAGGAACCATCACCagacggcgggggggggggggggggacgacagCAGTACCTGTCAGCGTCCACGCCGCCGGCGCCCCGGCTCTCCAGGTACGTCTCGGCGATGTGGTGGAAGTTCTCCGACACGGAGCCGAAGCAGACGTCGGGCCTGAACAGGCCCAGCGCCGGCTCGGGGCAGCGCGCCGTCTTGCGGATGTACTTGGACTTGGTGTGCTGGTCCAGGGCGTGCCACTGCTGGGTGAGCTGGGGGAGCAGAGGCGGAGTCAGGCCACGCCCACACCGCGCTGCGCCACACCGCGCTGCGCCACACCGCGCCGCGCCACACCACGCCGTGCCATGCCACACCACACCACGCCTCGCAGCAGCACGCTGCACCACACCACACCGCGCCAGAAATATgtgcagaaatatttctgatgaagtttagaccccaggaagaaGAGCAAAACAAACCACACCATGCCACGCCACACCACACCATACCGCGCcgcgccacgccacgccgcacCACACCACGCTACACCACACcacgccacaccacaccacgCCGCACAATGCCACACCACGCCATCCCTACCTCCAGCGCCGCAGGGTGGCGTCCGGACAGCGTTTGCTCCGCGGCCGACGCTGCCTTCAGTTTGGCCAGCTTCTTCTGGGAGTAGAGCAGGAAGGCTCCTGAGTGGAGAGACCGGTTCCACACTCAGCAACAGGAAGACAGAGctgacagaggacagacggTCTGAGTCCAACCTCTCCGAGGACTCCCGGTCTCCCGCCTGGCCCTCCAGCGCCGCACGGCCTCGAAGTGCTCGGAGGCGGTCTGACAGTCCAGCCGGgccaggacctggtccaggcCCTGAGACCTCTGGATgacctggaggagcaggtcacgGTCAGAGAGCCGCTCTGGGCTGAAGGACTGGGGGTCGGGGCTGGGGTCAGGTCTGGAGTCAGGACCAGGGTCGGGTCTGGGGTCGGGTCTGGGGTCAGGACCGGGGTCAGGTCTGGGGTCGGGTCTGGGGTCGGGTCTGGGGTCGGGTCTGGGGTCGGGTCTGGGGTCGGGTCTGGGGTCAGGACCGGGGTCAGGTCTGGGGTCGGGTCTGGGGTCGGGTCTGGGGTCGGGTCTGGGGTCGGGTCTGGGGTCGGGTCTGGGGTCAGGACCGGGGTCGGGTCTGGGGTCAGGTCTGGGGTCGGGACCGGGGTCGGGTCTGGGGTCAGGTCTGGGGTCGGGTCTGGGGTCAGGTCTGGGGTCGGGTCAGCTGTCCTGCAGCGATACCTGGTAGTTGTCCTGGAGGAAGGGGAACTGTCGGGGCTGCAGGAACTGGGTCTTGGGGACGTCCAGGCCGTCCTCGCCGTACAGGAACTGCACCACGGAGCCGTCGCTGTCCCGCACCGTCAGGTCGTACTGGACCACCAGGCCCTCCAGGTGTTTGATGATGCACCTGCCACAGAGCGGCCCTCCGTTAAAAACCGTTTTCGCTCTCGGCAGCGCGTCGCCGGGCCGCTCTACCTCTGCAGGTATCCCGATCTGGAGGTCTTCACCGCCGTGTCCACCAGCCCCTCTCGTCCGGCCATGCAGTGGAAGAAGAACTCCTGGGGAccagaccagacaggaagtcagccccagctgcctgctgctccagCGCCGTCGGGCCCCCCGCTGCGCACCTGAGGCTTGATGCCGGTCAGGAACCTCCCGGACACGAAGCCGCCGGCGCCGGGCGACGGGTCGTACGGCTGGAAGCAGGGCAGGAACTTCCCGGACGGCATGAGAGGAGGCCGGCGGCCCTCCAGCTCGATCTGGCCCAGCAGGCAGGAGATCTGCACCGGGGAGAGCGGCGGtcagggggggagggggatcTGGACCTGTGGGGCGAGCGAGGGCGGCGGAGCCGGGTTCTGCACCTGCATGGTGTTCACCGTAGATCCCTTGGCTCCGGACTGGACCATCAGCTGCAGGTTGTTGTCTGGGAACGACGTGTGCAGACCGGCCGGCatgcagacctgcagagacccggacccggacccagaccgTCTGAGCGCCGCTCCCCCTCCAGGCAGCGCCGCCACTGACCCGCTCTCTCACCTTGTTGATGTCGTTGTTCACCTGGTTGGCCACTTCTTTGAACTTGTGGTCGGCCAGAGTGAAATCCCTCTGGTCCGGGTTGAGGTGAGCGTCCTGCCAGCGGCCCTGCGCCTCAGCTTGACCCACGTTGGACGGCAGATTGAAGGCAGCCTGAAGGGCCTGAGGATCAATCAAAGGATTGATATCACGATCATCTTTATCTCTGCTGAACAGGAGCAGAATCGGAATAATGACGAtatgctgccccctgctggtcatttacAGGAACTACTCTCTAATGAAGGACAGgaatttaattaataaatatCACACCAAGATATTTAGAGTTAGATTATTCAGATTCTATGATCTTATTGGCACATTTCCTTCTGTCCTCTAATCTAAGGGACGATTAGTGATCAAGTCAAGTCGAACAGATCAGTTACAGCAGCCCCAAAAGAATCCCAAAACGCTACAAAAGAATCCCAAAACGCTACAAAAGAATCCCAAAACGCTAGAAAATAATgccaaaaatatacaaaataatcCCAAAATGCTACAAAATAACCATAAAGATACAAAATAATCCCGACAAGATACAAATAATCCCAAAAAGATGCTAAATAATCCCAAAATGTTACAAAATAATTCTCAAAAgccacaaaacaaccaaaaaaagataaaaaataatcCCTAAAACATACAGAATAATccaaaaaagagacaaatcaaacaagaaaaaatatcaatcaatcaCAAAATTATGAAAGAAGTAACTCAAAAgtcataaaatgtgttttgtatttGACTTTGGAGTTTGAGTGTACTTTCTGCTTCATAATTTGAACTGTTCTGGTCaagttttgaagtttttatCTTAAAATATTGAAGTTTCATTAAATTTCAATGTTTCATTAATCTGTACATTTTAGATCTGGAGCTACTTTGACctgcattataaataaagtgaTTATTAGTCAGAGTTAATGCTGACACTTCAGCATCAacccccctgtgtgtgtgtgtgtgtgtgtgtgcagtccagACTCATCCCCGGCGGCCATGTTGTCTGGCCGCGGGGCCCATGAGCTGCTCCGTCACTGTGGCGGCCGTTCGGGCCGGCGGCGTCCACGGAGGAGGACGCGCCGAATTTGacgaggccgccgccgccgtttgaGGAGCGACTCCCACTGACCTGGGAGCCGACCTTCAGGGACTCCTGGAtgatcttcctcctccgctTGTTGGCGCCCGGTTTCACCAGGATGTCCTCCA harbors:
- the polr1a gene encoding DNA-directed RNA polymerase I subunit RPA1 translates to MLFRKDVPWRRLEGMSFGMYSAEEIRKLSVKAITNPRFLDGVGNVAPNSLYDLALGPPDSKEVCSTCSQDFNNCPGHLGHVDLPLPVYNPLFFDKLYLLVRGSCLACHQLTCPRAAVHLLLSQLRLLDHGAMREVYEAEQVLSQYLDENPKATADDIQLALKQFTDGVVGAEAQASDNIKPIKHLVEKKSSLIGDFWKIQMKSRRCPHCRCSKSTVRREHNSKLIVTMPSGVQPTPAADGELVAGRRVYMTASTAREHIGALWEKEGFFLKTLFSGLQEGGGFRPDLFFLELLVVPPCRYRPINRLGDQMFTNGQTVNMQAAMKDCAVIRKLLALMAGEKLAPEEGSPEQSDQTFLVGIPGQTLQDKLYNMWVRLQSHVNIVFDSEMDKVMTEKFPGIRQVLEKKDGLFRKHMMGKRVDHAARSVICPDMYIGVNEIGIPMVFATKLTYPQPVTPWNVKELRQAVINGPNVHPGAAAVISEDGRRTVLSAADAAQRAAVAKELLTPSPGPHKMPMKIVNRHIKNGDVMLLNRQPTLHRPSIQAHCARILPGEKVLRLHYANCKAYNADFDGDEMNAHFPQSELGRAEAYTLVSTDRQYLVPKDGKPLAGLIQDHMVSGTRMTIRDCFLSRDQYTELLYRGLTDRPGRVRLLPPALLKPQRLWTGKQLVSTLLLNIIPDGAVPLNLVGKSKIPGKAWIQERPRAAPGYSPESMCDSQVLIRQGELLLGVLDKAHYGSSAYGLVHCCYELYGGETSGKLLSCLARLFTAYLQLYRGFTLGVEDILVKPGANKRRRKIIQESLKVGSQALQAAFNLPSNVGQAEAQGRWQDAHLNPDQRDFTLADHKFKEVANQVNNDINKVCMPAGLHTSFPDNNLQLMVQSGAKGSTVNTMQISCLLGQIELEGRRPPLMPSGKFLPCFQPYDPSPGAGGFVSGRFLTGIKPQEFFFHCMAGREGLVDTAVKTSRSGYLQRCIIKHLEGLVVQYDLTVRDSDGSVVQFLYGEDGLDVPKTQFLQPRQFPFLQDNYQVIQRSQGLDQVLARLDCQTASEHFEAVRRWRARRETGSPRRGAFLLYSQKKLAKLKAASAAEQTLSGRHPAALELTQQWHALDQHTKSKYIRKTARCPEPALGLFRPDVCFGSVSENFHHIAETYLESRGAGGVDADSLRQLLLYKWQRSLCDPGEAVGLLAAQSIGEPSTQMTLNTFHFAGRGEMNVTLGIPRLREILMVASSNIKTPMMSVPVLGTRRALKKAKMLRKKLSRVCLAEVLQKVDVVETLRLEKYQKLRVFKVTFHFLPPARYSEDKLLTPTEILHYMETRFFRLLLEAIKKRSAKLASIAVETRKAVPRDKDDGGDGAANSDQDDDAEQERQIVDDQANEGDADASDAKRKDKQEEEVDYESEEEAEGDDEDDQREEEAEGEEGAEPNSPEEEEAAAAKGEAPVKSSQRAGPEEPGQSWIQTRVNAVLDSHPAIESYRFDQQHELWCEVDMVLPVSKVHFDLTSVLSSLAQNAVVMETKGLTRCLLSEAAGRGGEKETLLNTEGINMQEIFKHSDIFDVNRLYSNEVHVMASTYGIEVALKVIEKEIKDVFAVYGIEVDPRHLSLVADYMCFEGVYKPLNRHAMRSNSSPLQQMTFETSYKFLKDATMLGSCDRLTSPSACLVVGKVVRGGTGLFELKQPLQ